Proteins encoded by one window of Mariniplasma anaerobium:
- a CDS encoding DUF1015 domain-containing protein, which yields MRLKEKPIAIKDILLPNDNINYEKWSVVACDQFTSQPEYWEHLKNRIGIEPSTYDMILPEVFLESMTEDTIKYININMHHFINSGVFKNIGPSMILVERKTLDGKTRLGLMLSIDLEYYDFNLDAKPFIRTTEKTILSRIPPRVHIRKHAPLELTHVMLLANDDKLNILENLFDKRNQFNIVYDFDLNMEGGHITGYQIKDCKPIINDFYSLIADPNDPILFIVGDGNHSLATAKTHWNELKATLSKKEIKNHPARFALVEVVNIYDKGLNFEGINRVLFNVDKDFIDNLQKAVDQDVKSWIYTKESGKKPFFIPKSTALAYEQIQNFIDQYLIDHKDMTIDYIHGDDELISICDKHQHSLGIHMPVLDKKDLFPFVQLGKVLPRKSFSMGSATAKRYYLESRFIKNINLSQKRRKK from the coding sequence ATGCGCTTAAAGGAAAAACCAATTGCTATAAAGGACATTTTACTCCCCAATGATAATATCAACTATGAAAAATGGTCAGTTGTCGCATGTGATCAATTCACAAGTCAACCAGAGTACTGGGAACATTTAAAAAATCGTATAGGTATAGAACCTTCAACCTATGATATGATTTTACCTGAAGTCTTTTTAGAATCTATGACTGAAGATACTATCAAATATATCAATATCAATATGCATCATTTTATAAATAGTGGTGTCTTTAAAAATATTGGACCTTCTATGATTTTAGTTGAAAGAAAAACGTTAGATGGAAAAACAAGATTAGGTCTAATGCTCTCTATTGACTTAGAGTATTATGATTTCAATTTAGATGCTAAACCGTTTATTAGAACCACAGAAAAGACTATCTTATCAAGAATTCCACCTAGAGTACATATTAGAAAACATGCACCTTTAGAATTAACCCATGTTATGTTGCTTGCAAATGATGATAAACTTAATATCCTTGAAAATTTATTTGATAAAAGAAATCAATTTAATATTGTTTATGATTTTGATTTAAATATGGAAGGTGGACATATCACAGGTTATCAAATTAAGGATTGTAAGCCCATTATAAATGATTTTTATAGCTTAATAGCCGACCCTAATGATCCTATTTTATTTATTGTAGGTGATGGAAATCATTCACTTGCAACTGCAAAAACACACTGGAACGAATTAAAAGCTACACTCTCTAAAAAAGAAATTAAAAATCACCCAGCTAGATTTGCTTTAGTAGAGGTTGTTAACATTTATGATAAGGGTTTAAACTTTGAAGGTATTAACCGTGTATTGTTCAATGTTGATAAAGATTTTATCGATAATTTACAAAAAGCTGTTGATCAAGATGTCAAATCTTGGATCTATACAAAAGAATCTGGAAAAAAACCTTTTTTTATTCCAAAAAGCACAGCTTTAGCATATGAACAAATTCAAAACTTTATCGATCAATATTTAATTGATCATAAAGATATGACAATTGATTATATTCACGGTGATGATGAGTTAATTAGTATTTGTGATAAACATCAACATAGTTTAGGCATTCATATGCCTGTATTAGATAAAAAAGATTTATTTCCATTTGTTCAATTAGGCAAAGTGCTTCCAAGAAAATCATTTTCTATGGGTAGCGCTACTGCTAAAAGATATTATTTAGAATCTAGATTTATTAAAAATATAAATCTTTCACAAAAAAGGAGAAAAAAATGA
- the serC gene encoding 3-phosphoserine/phosphohydroxythreonine transaminase — protein MKRVYNFSAGPGVLPEAVLKDAASEMLDYQNNGMSVMEMSHRTPMFQKIIDDAQKDLRTLMNIPDNYKVLFLQGGASLQFSMIPMNLMKKGVADYIVTGAWAKKAAAEAKKFGKVNIIASSEDKMFSYIPDVSDLKISDDADYVHMCDNNTIYGTKFHHLPNTKGKVLVSDISSCILSEEIDVSKFGLLYAGAQKNIGPAGITVVIIREDLIREDMPVNTPTMLRYDIHASKGSMYNTPPTYGIYLCGKTFQWLLNLGGIKAINKINEEKAALLYDYLDQSKLFFGTVEKNSRSIMNVCFKTNDPELDAKFISNAKNYDIVNIKGHRSIGGMRASMYNAMPVDGIKALVDYMKIFEKENLK, from the coding sequence ATGAAAAGAGTTTATAATTTTTCAGCTGGTCCAGGAGTCCTTCCTGAAGCAGTATTAAAAGATGCAGCATCTGAAATGCTAGACTACCAAAATAATGGTATGTCAGTTATGGAAATGAGCCATAGAACACCTATGTTTCAAAAAATCATTGATGATGCTCAAAAAGATTTAAGAACATTGATGAATATTCCTGATAACTATAAAGTGCTATTCTTACAAGGTGGAGCATCATTACAGTTTTCAATGATCCCTATGAATCTTATGAAAAAAGGCGTTGCTGATTATATTGTAACTGGAGCATGGGCTAAAAAAGCAGCTGCTGAAGCTAAAAAATTTGGTAAAGTAAATATCATTGCTTCTTCAGAAGATAAAATGTTTTCTTATATTCCAGATGTATCTGATTTAAAGATATCTGATGATGCTGATTATGTTCATATGTGTGACAATAATACAATTTATGGTACAAAATTTCATCACTTGCCAAATACAAAAGGTAAGGTTTTAGTTTCAGATATTTCTTCTTGTATATTATCTGAAGAAATAGATGTATCTAAATTTGGCTTACTTTATGCAGGTGCACAAAAAAATATAGGTCCAGCAGGAATTACAGTCGTTATTATTAGAGAAGATTTAATACGTGAAGATATGCCTGTTAATACTCCTACTATGTTAAGATATGATATTCATGCTTCAAAAGGATCTATGTATAATACTCCACCAACTTATGGTATCTATTTATGTGGAAAAACATTTCAATGGTTACTCAATTTAGGTGGTATAAAAGCAATCAATAAAATTAATGAAGAAAAAGCAGCTCTTTTATATGATTATCTAGATCAAAGTAAATTATTCTTTGGTACAGTAGAAAAAAATTCAAGATCTATTATGAATGTTTGTTTTAAAACAAATGATCCTGAATTAGATGCTAAATTCATTAGCAATGCTAAAAATTACGATATAGTTAATATTAAAGGTCATCGTTCTATAGGTGGTATGAGAGCCTCTATGTATAATGCAATGCCTGTAGATGGTATAAAAGCTTTAGTTGACTATATGAAAATATTTGAAAAAGAAAATTTAAAGTAG
- a CDS encoding 3-phosphoglycerate dehydrogenase: MYKIHCLNNISKSGLETFPDHYKIVENIEQADALLVRSYKMHELDLPSSVLAIARAGAGVNNIPLERYANEGVVVFNTPGANANAVKELTLAGMLIASRHINLGLTWVSENKEDTDIQKSIEKAKKAFAGTEILGKTIGIIGLGAIGFKLAKSCAALGMNVLGYDRDLNVIKGEILPESMKIADSNEEIYASADFISLHLPLNDHTKHIIDKKVMQHMKDGVVLLNFSRDQLVNDDDLEDFLTSGKIKAYVTDFPNYKTANMEHVIAIPHLGASTAEAEENCAAMAAEEIKDYLELGIIRNSVNYPDIELTKKLCKSRLIILYHSQTDMRETIISDVIGEAPNVCHAYQAFKREYGVIVLDIDDLVDSKLILDLKAHKEITHVRVI; encoded by the coding sequence ATGTATAAGATTCATTGTTTAAATAATATATCAAAGTCAGGATTAGAAACATTTCCTGATCATTATAAAATTGTAGAAAATATTGAACAAGCTGACGCATTATTAGTTCGTAGTTATAAAATGCATGAACTAGACCTTCCTTCTTCTGTTCTTGCAATAGCAAGAGCTGGTGCTGGTGTTAATAATATTCCTCTAGAAAGATATGCAAATGAAGGTGTTGTTGTTTTTAATACACCTGGAGCAAATGCTAACGCAGTTAAAGAACTAACTCTTGCTGGTATGTTAATCGCAAGTAGACATATTAATTTAGGGTTAACATGGGTTAGTGAAAATAAAGAAGATACTGATATTCAAAAATCTATCGAAAAAGCTAAGAAAGCATTTGCTGGAACTGAAATACTTGGTAAGACCATAGGTATTATCGGTTTAGGTGCTATTGGATTCAAACTTGCTAAATCTTGTGCTGCATTAGGTATGAACGTATTAGGTTATGATAGAGATTTAAATGTGATTAAAGGAGAAATTCTTCCTGAATCTATGAAAATTGCTGATTCTAATGAAGAAATCTATGCATCTGCTGATTTTATTAGTCTTCATTTACCTTTAAATGATCATACAAAACATATCATTGATAAAAAAGTGATGCAACACATGAAAGATGGAGTTGTTCTTCTAAACTTTTCAAGAGATCAATTAGTAAATGATGATGACTTAGAAGATTTTTTAACTTCAGGTAAAATAAAAGCTTATGTTACTGACTTTCCAAATTATAAAACAGCAAATATGGAACATGTTATTGCAATTCCTCATCTAGGCGCATCAACAGCTGAAGCTGAAGAAAATTGTGCAGCAATGGCCGCTGAAGAAATTAAAGATTATTTAGAACTTGGTATTATTAGAAATAGTGTAAACTATCCAGATATTGAGCTCACTAAAAAATTATGTAAATCAAGATTAATTATTCTTTATCATTCACAAACAGATATGAGAGAAACAATTATATCTGATGTTATTGGAGAAGCTCCAAATGTTTGTCATGCTTATCAAGCTTTTAAACGAGAATATGGTGTTATCGTTTTAGACATTGATGATTTAGTTGATTCTAAACTTATATTAGATCTAAAAGCTCATAAAGAGATTACACATGTTAGAGTTATCTAA
- a CDS encoding M20 metallopeptidase family protein: MNDRLKKYRCDLHQIPELQFDLFKTSDYIKQELLKMKYEIYPTAKTGWIAYKKGKKETSIAFRSDMDGLPVTEKSDHPNPSKHIGNMHACGHDGHMAMLLGFAYAIKDISLLNESIVLIFQPAEEFPGGAKIIIEEGMLDKFKVKKIFGIHLYPNLEESKYGIVKGPMMARNGEFNLTLSGKSAHGAQPHLAHDAIVASSFLISQFHSIVSRNIDPFDQSVLTVGTIHGGEARNIIAQDVKISGTIRAFKDEVYMDIKKRMNEIIEGIKIGFNVDINYEMIDFYPVVYNDETIVDHILNYLEKENYEFIKPMMFAEDFAFYQQKVPGMFTMLGTRNEEKGYTHPLHSCYFNFDEKVLIKGVELYLEIAKSYNLI, translated from the coding sequence ATGAATGATCGACTAAAAAAATACAGATGTGATCTACATCAAATACCAGAATTACAATTTGATTTATTTAAAACATCTGATTATATCAAACAAGAATTATTAAAAATGAAATATGAAATATATCCTACTGCAAAAACTGGATGGATTGCCTATAAAAAAGGCAAAAAAGAAACTTCAATCGCTTTTAGGTCTGATATGGATGGACTACCTGTTACAGAAAAATCTGATCATCCTAATCCTTCTAAGCATATAGGCAATATGCATGCATGTGGACATGATGGTCATATGGCAATGTTATTAGGATTTGCTTATGCAATAAAAGATATATCATTATTAAATGAATCTATTGTCTTAATCTTTCAACCTGCAGAAGAATTTCCTGGAGGTGCGAAAATCATTATTGAAGAAGGCATGTTAGATAAGTTTAAGGTTAAAAAGATTTTCGGAATTCATCTATATCCAAATTTAGAAGAATCTAAATATGGCATAGTTAAAGGCCCTATGATGGCAAGAAATGGAGAATTCAATTTAACATTAAGTGGAAAATCTGCACATGGTGCACAACCTCATTTGGCACATGATGCAATTGTAGCATCAAGCTTTTTAATTTCACAATTTCATTCAATTGTTTCAAGAAACATTGATCCATTTGATCAAAGTGTGTTAACTGTTGGAACGATACATGGTGGAGAAGCTAGAAATATTATTGCTCAAGATGTTAAGATCTCTGGAACGATAAGAGCATTTAAAGATGAAGTATACATGGATATTAAAAAACGCATGAATGAAATTATTGAAGGTATTAAAATTGGGTTTAACGTAGATATTAATTATGAGATGATAGATTTTTATCCAGTTGTTTATAATGATGAAACTATTGTCGATCATATCTTGAATTATTTAGAAAAAGAAAATTATGAATTCATAAAACCGATGATGTTTGCAGAAGATTTTGCATTCTATCAACAAAAAGTCCCTGGCATGTTTACCATGCTAGGAACAAGAAATGAAGAAAAGGGATATACACATCCACTTCATAGTTGTTATTTTAACTTTGATGAAAAAGTTTTAATCAAAGGTGTTGAACTATATTTAGAAATTGCGAAATCGTATAATTTAATATAA
- the glnA gene encoding type I glutamate--ammonia ligase: MFNNVDEMISYVEKKEVKVIDFKVTDLIGVWRRVSITSQKLNEDIMKKGIGFDASSYGFSTVEKSDMMMVPDVKTCYLDPTAKVKTLTCIADIYQIKNQTFSRFEDDPRYIAQKAEKYILDSGYMDEILLGPEFEFYVLDHISYENKNEHMEVKIDSNQAEWNMGKSDVQNLGNKVGNHKGYHIDSPLDASYDFRTDVVIAAEEIDIPIKYHHGENGGPGQVEIEVEFASIVEMADRTMKLKHLLKNMAKDQQKVITFLPKPFSNECGSGMHVHIQVKKDQKFIMFDEKGYSKLSKIAHYMMGGLLKHARSLTALTNPTTNSYKRLIPGFEAPVSIAYATANRSSIIRIPGYTLDESEKRFEYRSPDAMSNPYLVYAALMMAAIDGIENKIDPSKLGYGPYDVNLYELPEEKRNKIGSLPKDLLESIEAINNDYEYLTKQGIFTKSMIDSHNVKLRKDHEALAKLPHPYEFELYFNR; this comes from the coding sequence ATGTTTAATAATGTCGATGAAATGATTAGCTATGTAGAAAAAAAAGAAGTAAAAGTTATTGATTTTAAAGTTACAGATTTAATAGGAGTATGGCGTAGAGTATCAATTACTAGCCAAAAACTTAATGAAGATATCATGAAAAAAGGTATTGGCTTTGATGCGTCTTCATATGGGTTTTCTACTGTTGAAAAATCTGATATGATGATGGTTCCAGATGTTAAAACATGCTATTTAGATCCAACTGCAAAAGTTAAGACTTTAACTTGTATAGCAGATATATATCAAATTAAGAACCAGACATTTTCAAGATTTGAAGATGATCCAAGATACATCGCACAAAAAGCTGAAAAATATATTTTAGATAGTGGCTATATGGATGAAATCTTATTAGGACCAGAATTTGAGTTCTATGTTTTAGATCACATATCATATGAAAATAAAAACGAACATATGGAAGTTAAAATAGATAGTAATCAAGCTGAATGGAACATGGGAAAAAGCGATGTTCAAAATTTAGGAAATAAAGTTGGCAATCATAAAGGATATCATATAGATTCTCCACTAGATGCAAGCTACGATTTTAGAACCGATGTTGTTATTGCTGCTGAAGAAATTGATATACCTATTAAATATCATCATGGAGAAAATGGTGGTCCAGGACAAGTAGAAATAGAAGTAGAGTTTGCGTCTATCGTTGAAATGGCAGATCGAACTATGAAATTAAAACATCTTTTAAAAAATATGGCGAAAGATCAACAAAAAGTTATTACTTTTTTACCAAAACCATTTTCAAATGAATGTGGATCAGGCATGCATGTTCATATTCAAGTGAAAAAAGACCAAAAATTTATAATGTTTGATGAAAAAGGATATTCTAAATTATCTAAAATCGCACATTATATGATGGGTGGTTTATTAAAGCACGCAAGAAGCTTAACTGCGCTAACCAATCCAACAACGAATTCATATAAAAGACTTATTCCTGGATTTGAAGCACCTGTAAGCATCGCTTATGCGACAGCTAACAGAAGCTCAATTATTCGTATTCCTGGATATACATTAGATGAATCTGAAAAGAGATTTGAATATAGATCTCCTGACGCAATGAGTAATCCATATTTAGTATATGCAGCGCTTATGATGGCGGCTATTGATGGTATTGAAAATAAAATTGATCCATCTAAATTAGGATATGGACCATATGATGTTAATTTATATGAACTACCAGAAGAAAAAAGAAATAAAATTGGATCTTTGCCTAAAGATTTATTAGAATCTATTGAAGCCATTAATAATGATTATGAATATTTAACAAAACAAGGTATTTTTACAAAATCAATGATTGATTCTCATAATGTAAAACTAAGAAAAGATCATGAGGCACTAGCTAAATTACCGCATCCTTATGAATTTGAATTATACTTTAATAGATAA
- the arcC gene encoding carbamate kinase, which yields MKILVALGGNALGENPTAQLKLVKHAAKSIVDLAEEGHQVVIVHGNGPQVGMIQSAFENGHDVKSTIPLMPLPECGSMSQGYIGYHLQNAIGNELLSKHIDIDVATIVTQTVVDPNDAAFKHPTKPIGRFHTKDEADQLIKELGITMVEDSGRGYRQVVASPKPIDIVEKEMIKTLIKSKAIVIAAGGGGIPVVKTEGYVGVSAVIDKDFSSAKLAELIKADVFIILTAVNKVCINFGKPEQKELSTLTISEAKGYIKNNEFGKGSMEPKVAAAVSFVENNPLGKAIIASLEQASLAIAGKAGTTITID from the coding sequence ATGAAAATATTAGTCGCATTAGGTGGTAATGCACTTGGAGAAAATCCAACTGCACAATTAAAATTAGTTAAGCATGCAGCAAAAAGCATCGTAGATTTAGCAGAAGAAGGACATCAAGTGGTAATTGTTCATGGAAACGGTCCACAAGTAGGAATGATTCAAAGTGCTTTTGAAAATGGTCATGATGTTAAATCAACTATTCCTTTGATGCCACTTCCAGAATGTGGTTCTATGAGTCAAGGTTATATTGGATATCATTTACAAAACGCAATAGGAAATGAATTATTATCAAAACATATTGATATAGATGTTGCGACCATTGTAACTCAAACAGTTGTTGATCCAAATGATGCAGCATTTAAACATCCAACAAAACCAATTGGTAGATTTCATACTAAAGATGAAGCAGATCAATTAATTAAAGAGTTAGGTATAACAATGGTAGAAGATTCAGGTAGAGGATATAGACAAGTTGTAGCTAGTCCGAAACCCATTGATATAGTAGAAAAAGAAATGATCAAAACATTGATCAAATCAAAAGCTATCGTTATTGCTGCTGGAGGCGGAGGCATACCAGTTGTAAAAACAGAAGGTTATGTTGGTGTGAGTGCAGTTATAGATAAAGATTTTAGTAGTGCTAAATTAGCAGAACTAATAAAAGCTGATGTCTTCATCATTTTAACTGCTGTTAATAAAGTATGTATTAATTTTGGCAAACCAGAACAAAAAGAATTGTCAACTTTAACAATTAGTGAAGCTAAAGGCTATATTAAGAACAATGAATTTGGAAAAGGTAGTATGGAACCAAAGGTAGCAGCTGCAGTTTCATTTGTAGAAAATAATCCTTTAGGTAAAGCTATTATTGCTTCTTTAGAACAAGCTTCTCTAGCTATAGCAGGAAAAGCAGGAACAACAATTACAATAGATTAA
- the gnd gene encoding decarboxylating NADP(+)-dependent phosphogluconate dehydrogenase, with protein MKQLSDIGLIGIAVMGENLALNMASKGFSVVVSSRKQETVDAFINGRASKYTITGTTDLKKLVDALTKPRKVMLMIKAGNPVDQVIDQLIPLLDQGDVIIDGGNSLYTDTTRRTKYLKQKGIYYIGTGVSGGEEGALKGPSIMPGGAPEAWPLVKPILQKIAAKAPDGGICCDWVGEDGAGHFVKMVHNGIEYGDIQLISESYHIMKSLLNLSNDQMANTFAKWNKGDLDSYLIEITADILKYKEKDGSYLIDKILDTAGQKGTGKWTVNASLDMGVGLTLIAESVFSRFLSSQKEERVEASKVYPKADIEVLEDKESFLDDLEKALYAAKILSYTQGYALMRAAAKEYEWNLNYGGIALMWRSGCIIRSVFLDKIKAAYEKNGQLENLLLDSYFEKTIKSLLPSMRKVISKAVLNGIPVPALSAALSYFDGYTTHRLPANLLQAQRDYFGAHTYERIDKNRGEFFHTNWTGTGGDTSSTTYNV; from the coding sequence ATGAAACAATTATCAGATATAGGATTAATAGGTATTGCAGTGATGGGTGAGAATCTAGCTTTAAATATGGCTAGTAAAGGTTTTAGTGTTGTGGTCTCATCAAGGAAACAAGAAACTGTTGATGCATTTATAAATGGACGTGCTTCAAAATATACAATTACAGGCACAACTGATTTGAAGAAGTTAGTTGATGCATTAACAAAACCACGTAAAGTTATGCTTATGATTAAAGCAGGAAACCCTGTTGATCAAGTCATTGATCAACTCATACCTTTGCTTGATCAAGGTGATGTCATTATTGATGGTGGTAATTCATTATACACTGATACTACTAGACGAACAAAATACTTAAAACAAAAAGGTATTTATTATATAGGAACTGGAGTTTCTGGTGGTGAAGAAGGTGCTTTAAAAGGACCATCTATTATGCCAGGAGGTGCACCAGAGGCTTGGCCGCTAGTGAAACCTATCTTACAAAAAATAGCTGCGAAAGCGCCTGATGGTGGGATTTGCTGCGATTGGGTTGGTGAAGATGGCGCAGGGCACTTTGTTAAAATGGTTCATAATGGTATTGAATATGGAGATATTCAATTAATCTCAGAAAGCTATCATATCATGAAAAGTTTATTAAACCTTTCTAATGATCAAATGGCTAATACATTTGCTAAATGGAATAAAGGTGATCTTGATAGTTATTTAATTGAAATCACTGCTGATATTCTAAAATATAAAGAAAAAGATGGTTCATATTTGATTGATAAAATCCTAGACACTGCTGGCCAAAAAGGCACAGGTAAATGGACTGTTAATGCATCACTTGATATGGGTGTTGGATTAACATTAATTGCTGAATCGGTATTTTCTAGATTCTTATCTTCTCAAAAAGAAGAAAGAGTTGAAGCATCTAAAGTTTATCCAAAAGCTGATATAGAAGTTTTAGAAGATAAAGAATCATTTTTAGATGATTTAGAAAAAGCATTATATGCTGCTAAAATTTTGTCTTATACGCAAGGCTATGCTTTAATGCGTGCAGCTGCAAAAGAGTATGAATGGAATCTAAATTATGGTGGTATTGCTCTTATGTGGAGAAGTGGATGTATCATTCGTTCAGTTTTCTTAGATAAAATAAAAGCAGCTTATGAAAAAAACGGACAGTTAGAAAACTTATTGTTGGATTCATATTTTGAAAAAACTATTAAATCTCTACTTCCTAGTATGAGAAAAGTCATATCTAAAGCTGTTTTAAATGGTATCCCAGTGCCTGCTTTAAGTGCAGCCTTGAGTTACTTTGATGGATATACAACACATAGACTACCAGCAAATCTTTTACAAGCACAAAGAGATTATTTTGGAGCTCATACTTATGAACGCATAGATAAAAATAGAGGAGAATTCTTTCATACCAATTGGACAGGTACAGGCGGAGATACATCTTCTACAACCTATAACGTATAA